The sequence below is a genomic window from Cyanobacterium stanieri LEGE 03274.
GGGGGGTAAATCGGGTTCGGGGAAATAACGGTAATCGCTAGAGCCTTCTTTTATTCTCATGCTGATGGTGCGCTGAGCGCCTTCTTCCCATAGTCGGGTTTCTTGGAGGATAGGTTCACCATTTTCTACCGCTTCGATTTGTCTTTCAATTTCGTATTCGATCGCCTTTTGAATGGCACTAAAGGAGTTCATGTTTTTGATTTCTACCTTGACACCAAATTCTTTTTGCCCCTCTGGACGCACGGAAATGTTAACATCACAACGTAATGAACCTTCTTGCATATTACCGTCCCCAATGCCCAAATAACGGACGATACGGCGCAATTCTTGCACATATTCAGAGGCTTCTTGCCCTGTGCGTAAATCAGGTTCGGAAACGATTTCGAGCAGGGGAACACCCGTACGATTAAAGTCCACTAGAGAATGGGTTGAGCCTGAAAGGCGATCGCTCCCTGCGTGTACCAATTTTCCTGCATCCTCTTCCATGTGTAGGCGAGTGATACCGATGGTTTTGCGGGTGGCTTCCTTGGTTTTAGGATCTACTAATTCAATTTCTAATCTACCATGTTCGACGATGGGAAGGTCAAACTGAGAAATTTGGTAGTTTTTGGGTAAATCGGGATAAAAATATTGTTTACGATCAAATTTACTATAACGGGCAATTTGTCCTTGTAAGGCTAAACCCATCTTGATAGCCGAGTTTAACACTTCTTGGTTTAACACAGGTAAAACCCCAGGATGCCCAAGACATACGGGGCAAACATTGGTATTGGGTGGGCTGTCAAATTCCGTCGAACAACTACAAAAAATTTTGCTCTTGGTATTGAGTTGACAATGGGTTTCTAAACCGATAATTGCTTCATATTTCGTTTTAGTAGCTGTTGCAATCATATATATATTTAATAACTAATAATTCTCTCTTGATTGCTTTATTTTATCCTTTTTGGGGCGATGAACAATGGACAATTGACAATTAGCAATGGACAATAAATAACTATTCTTCCTTACCTTTTGCCGATTCCCTAATTTATATTGCGGGAAAAGAAGAACGATGAGAAAATATAAACCGTGACAATTCCTAGAAAAGTTTAATAATGTCAGATTTAAAAACCCAACTCAAAGAACAAATTGCCGAGATTGATTGGAAAGATTTAATTCCCCATGCCCAAAGAGATGCCATTATTTTAGTTGATGATAACTTAGATCTTATTGAGGTGGGCAGTGCGATCGCCCTTAATGACACCAAAACCGTAGAAAACTGGATTAGCGAACAATTGATCCAAAAACCCAACGCCGAACAACTTAGCCACTGGAATAGTCAACCCACCACCCAATTTACCACCATTATTGTTCAACCCTTCGTTTTAATCAAAAGTTGTCATTAATAAGGGAATAGGGATTGGGTAATGATGATACTATATGGAATAGTAAGTCATTTTTATAAAGTTTAATTGTCCATTGTCCATTGTCCATTGTTAATTGTCCATTAATCTCCCCTTGTTTCAAACCACCAGAAGACGTTTAGCCCTTTATTACACCATTGTCACCGCCGTATTATTAATAATCTTTGCCATGGGTATTTATGGCTATGTTTATAAAACCCTCATTGATAGGATTGATGATACCCTCAAACACGTGGTGGAAATCGTTGAACCTTCCCTCGTTATTGATAATGTCAGTTTAGAGGAAGGTAAATATAAATTAAATGTCAATGCCAGTTTTCGTCAACATCCCGACACCACCAACAAGGTAGAAGATGATCACATTGATTTAGAATGGTTTAGTCCTAATGGCGAATTATTGTGGCAAACTTTAGAAGAGCCTTTACCCATTCCCCTTTCCTTCCATTCTGGGGGAAAAACCATCCGTATCTCCTCTGATTATCTCCTGCGCCAAATCACCAAAAGAATTGAAGTAGGGCGCTATGTATTGGGTTATTTGCGGGTAAGTCATCCCCTTTTTGATGTCATCAAACCCATTCGTCAATTAATTACCGATTTAATTATTGGTGTATTATTAATGATTACCTCCGTAGGGGCGATCGGTTGGTTTTTGTCTGGCATTGCCATTCAACCCGTGAAGGAATCCTATCAAAGTTTAAAACAGTTTACCGCCGATGCTTCCCATGAGTTGAGAAATCCTATCGCCACCATTAAAACTAACATTCAAACTCTCCTAGCTTATCCTGAAATTGAACCCGAACAGAATAAAAAACAGTTGGAAATCGTTGAACGTTTAACTCAAAGGTTATCTAACTTAGTCAATGATTTATTATTTTTAGCCCGTAGTGATAGCGGTATTATTAACCCTAGTTTTCAAGCTATTCCCCTCGATTCTTTATTATTAGAAGTGGTGGAAGAACAAATAATTATTGCCCAAAGTAAATCGATTAATTTATCATTAGAAATAATAGATGATAATTTAGAAATAAATTTTAAAGAAGTAAGTAGTGAAGATGAACTGTTCAGTATTGAAGGGGATTGGGGACAATTATCGAGATTATTTACTAACTTAATTAGTAATGCAATTATCCATAGTTTTTCAGATATTAATAAAAAAGATAAAATAATTCAAGTAATCTTAAAATATCTTAAAAAAAACAATAAATATTATTATCAAATTCAAATAAAAGATAATGGAATCGGCATAGAAAAAGAAAATATTCCCCATCTTTTTGATCGTTTTTACAGGGCTGATTCTGCCCGTAGTTATCGGGATAACAATAATAGTAATACGGGGTTAGGACTTGCGATCGCCCTTGCCATTGTCGAAAACCATCAAGGTAACATCAAAGTAGAAAGTAACCTCAATGAAGGAACAACATTTATGGTAAATTTACCCAAAAAATAGGGACGTAGTATTTTACGCCCCAAAGAATATTAACCCATTATTTTAGGAACTCGGAAAAAATCATCATCCCGAGAAGGTGCATTATCTAATAAACTTTCCCTATCTTCGTAGGTAGTTTGGGCATCAGAGCGCATAATATTACTAACATCGATCGCCCTTGTAGTGGGTTCAACTTCATCCGTATCTAATTCACTTAGTTGATCAAAATATTCGAGGATAGCATTCAACTGATTACCAAACTCTTGCTCCTCTTGTTCACTAATTTCCAAACGGGCTAAATTAGCCACCTTTTTAACTTCTTCTTGACTAATACTCATAAAAAATAACTAATAAAAAACAATAAAAATCCTCCCTAATCATAACAAGGAACAGGAATTAACAATTAAAAACACTGAAATGTATTAGTAGCTTTAACCATTGCCCATTGCCTATTCCCCATTCCCCACCTAAACTAATCACTATAAGATTAGACCAAATTAGAAAAATACATCCATTTCAGATCTACCAGTGGTTTTCAACCAGTTTTGGGCCTCAAGGTAACTATTAGGAGAAAGTCTAATGGCTTGTTTCCAATACTCAGCAGCCTTATCGAACAAATTTTCTGCCTCATCTTCCTTTCCCTCTTGCTTACACTTATCCCCTTGATAGTGGTATAACACCGCAATATTATTGAGGGCAGAAGGTTTACGGGGGTTAAGTTCCAAACATTGATGATAATACCCTAGGGCTTCCTCTAGTTTACCGTTACTAGCATGGATTAAACCCATATTATAGAGGATTTCGCTGCGATCGCTCGGATTATCCTCTAATCTGAGGGCTTCTTCATAGTTTTCAAGGGCTTCGGCATATTCCCCATCGGCTTGGGCAGACATACCATCACGATAATATACAAACGCTTCCTTTGCCTTAGGGTTAATCGGTAAAACCTTTAAAATAATATCCGCCATAACGGTAAAAGTCTTATCGATAAAATTATCATTTTTCTGAGATCTAGCCATATATTTAATTTATTAAAAATAAAAGATTTTCCTTGATCCTAATACAACAATTAATTATCTTGTGTTTAATTTTATTGCACAATTCCCTTACAAAATTAAGGCATTGGGTTTAAGGCCTAAACTAACAAATAGTAAATCAGGTGTTGCTTATTTTGTTTGGGTATGCAACATCATTAAAATACAGCAAATATATAATACTAGAACTATTACTACTATTGCCCATTGCCTATTCCCTATTGCCTTAATTATCAATTCTCCATTATCAACTATCAATTATGTATCCCAGTTTGCCCAATCTTGGGGCTTGAGGAAAACATCATATAACTCCGCTTCAGGGGTATTCGCTTCGGGGGTATAACCATATTCCCAGCGCACCAAGGGAGGTAAAGACATCAAAATTGACTCCGTGCGCCCGTTGGTTTGTAAACCAAAAATAGTTCCCCTGTCATATACCAAATTAAACTCTACATATCTTCCACGGCGGTATAATTGGAAGTTTCTCTGGCGATCGCCATATTCCGTATTACGACGTTTTTCAGCAATAGGCACATAAGCAGGTAAAAAAGTTTTTCCGCAATCTTGCACAAAAGCAAAAATTTCCTCCCAACTGCGTTGTTTTTGAGGAGGTAACTGATTACTATATTGCGCCGCCGCCTTATCAGGGTGAGGGCCACGATAAATAGGATCATTTCCATCTTGATAATCAAAGAAAAGTCCACCCACCCCACGGGTTTCGTCACGGTGTTTTAAATAAAAATACTCATCACACCAACGTTTAAACACATTATAATACTCGGGATGATGCTTATCACAGGTATTTTTAAAAGTAGTGTGAAAATGCTTCGCATCCTCGGCAAAAGGATAATAAGGAGTTAAATCAGCACCACCCCCAAACCACCATACTGGCCCTGCTTCAAAATAACGATAATTGAGGTGTACTGTGGGAATATAGGGGTTTTTCGGGTGTAACACCATAGAAGTACCCGTAGCATAAAAACTATGACCTTCGGCCTCGGGGCGCTGTTTTAAAATGCTAGGGGGAAGATGATTACCCCATACCTCGGAAAAATTAACCCCACCTTGTTCAAAAACATCACCATCAACCATAACACGAGATCTACCGCCTCCCCCTTCCTCTCTTTGCCAACTATCTTCCTGAAACTTACCTTTACCGTCAAGGGCTTCTAAGCCCTCGCAAATCTCATCTTGGATAGACTGCATAAATTGACTTACCCTAGTTTTTGCATCTTCAGGAGGAAAAGAAGTAGAATTGATGGGGTTAGTATTTTCTTTAGTCGCTGTATCCATAAATAAAAACTTTTATTAAAATTACTAAAAATAACTTACAATCTATCAATCTAAACTGTAAGGGGTCTCTAAACTAGAAAATTTTGCACATCTTAATATTATGCAATAAAACCTTCAGCGATAATTAGGCAAGACTAACTTTCAATATTGTCTTAGGGAAAAAGTGAATAAATTATCGGTCAATTATCAATTATTATCATGACTTTTAACTTTTCTTTTAAACTACTATTAGCTGATGGTGAAAAACTGTTATGTCAATGCTCTCTTTACAAAACTTATCGAGTGACAACCACTATTCCCGTTGATGTAGTTTGGCATCGTTTAATCAATTTAGCGGATATGTCTTGGCATCCTCTATTTGTGAAAACAAAGTTACCAAAAGGATTGATACCCAAACCAGGATTAATTTTTGGGGTTGTTACCCGTCTTACCCCTATTCCGATTCGGGTGTTTGTGGAAAATGTTCGCCCTAAGGAGTTTTTGAGCATTCGTTTATTGGCGATTCCTGGTATTGAACAACGAATTACCTATCAAATGGAATCTACTTTGAAGGGTAGTTATATCGCTTATTCTATCACCCTTAAGGGTTGGTTATCTCCTGTGGTTTGGTGGTTTATGAAGCCTTATTCGGCTAAGGTTGCTTCTGAGTTGGTGAATGCGGCGGCGAAATCTTTACCTTAATTAAATTTTTTAATCACATTTTGTAATGATTTCTGATAGTTTTTCTATATCAATAGGTTTACTCAAAAAGTTATTAAAACCAAGGGATAAATATTTATCTTTTTCTTCTTCCCTAGAAGGGTCAAGAGCAATTATATAATGTTTATTATGATATAGTTTTCTCAGTTGTTTAACTGTTTCAATACCGTCTAGTATGGGCATTTTTATATCTAGGAAAATTACATCATATTTTTTATTTTTTACTTTTTCTAAGATTTGAGATCCATTAGTGACTATTTCTGCTTTATATCCTAATTTTTTTAGGGAATAAATTATGATTTTTTGATTGATGGGGTTATCTTCTGCTATCAATATTTTTAAGGATGATGACTTATTAATAATATCACCTGATTTTTCTTCATTAGCTAATTTTATTATGGGGGATAATTCTAAGGTAAAATAAACCGAATAGATTGATCTTGAAGAAGATGGATTCCATTTACTAGGTGGATTTCCTTCTATTTTACCCTTATTTTCTATCCAGATTTTACCTCCCATGGTTTTAATTATTTTCTTGGCAATAAATAGTTCTAATTCTTGATTATCTGATTGGTTTGTGAAAATTTCTTCGGTGCGCTCTCGCAGTGGCACGGTGCGATCGCCCTTTACTATTTCCTTATTAATTTGTGTTATATTATTAGAAAAACTATTTATATTGAGATTATTTTTAACCACATCATTCGTGATTTTAAATAATAAATATAATTTATTTTTAGGTAAATTATTTTCAGCCAAATCATTTGCTTTTTGTACATCAATAAAAATAGAATTAGATTCATTACAAAAACCATTACTTAATATATTTAGAAATATTTGACGAATTCTAGCACCATCTCCCATAAAAAAGGGTAAATCTTTTGGCACAGAAAAATAAATCTTATTCTCTAGTGTCTTATCCTGTTTGCCCAATAATAAATTAACTGAATTAATAACATCATCAATCTGCAATTCTTCCTCTTGTAAACTTAAATTACCTAAATCGATAGAAGATACATTAAAAACATCATTGATGGCTTTTAACAAAGTTGCACTTGTTTTTTGAATTATTTTCAAACACTTTTCTTGTAGAGGATTTAACTTAGTATTAGCTAAAATATCAATCATTCCCATTAAATCATTAATAGGTTTAATAAAGTCACTACTAACCTTGGCAAAAAATTGATTATTTTGTTTTGTTAAAGTTTCCGCTTCTTCCTTAGCCTTTGCTAAAGTTAATTGTTTTTTCAAAAGGGTATTATATTCCGTTAAAATCTTCTCCTTTGCCTCACTTTGTAAATCTTTTTGACGATTTAATTCTTCTAATAATTTATTTTTATTTGATAAATCCTGATTTAACTTGATTAATTGCTGTTTATGATAACCATTTTCCCTTAAAACTGCCCCTAAAAGTAAAGTTGTCATCGCAATACAGGCAATAAAAGATTGTAATATCAGTAAAGAATCCCTTGCCGACTCCATAGCAAAAGAAGTAGTTTGTGCAATGGTTGCCAACATTAAATTAATGGTAATCACTAAGACAATTAAACTTGCCCCTAATTCTTGAAACTTAAATACTACCCACACCACCAAAGGAATATATAAAAACTGTATATCATAGGAAGTATTGATAATAGCGTGATGAATAACAAATACTAAAACACTAACAATAAATGTATTTAACCATTGTTTTTTTATGGATTTTATAAAAACATTAATTTGTTTTTGCCATGCCACTATTAAAGGGGTAAAAATTAAAATTCCAAAACTATCACTTAACCACCAAGTAAGGGCAATTTCTAAGAATAAATCCCAAGTTGCCCTACCAAATCCACACACCACACAAGCGCAAATTATTGCTACAGGTAAATGACTAATAAAACAACCAAAAAGAATAAATTGAGCGGTGTTTTTTACATTATGGAGAAAATAGCGATTATCAGATTGAGGAAAAATATTTTGATTTTCAGACTCACTACAAAGACTCGCTAATATTTTGCCCAATGATGTTACCACGGTGATACATATCACCAAGATAAAACTACTCCAATTTTGCCACCCTTGAAAAATACTAATTTGAGTCATTAATATTCCTGCAAATACCCCCAACCAAGTGGAATAACCCCACAGAAAGACTAATCCTACTGCAATGCCCCCCGGTATCCAAATGGGGGTTGAACCTGTGTTGGGATACGTGGTAAAACTAATGGATATGAGGGATGTAAGAAAATAGCTAATGGCTACAATTATTTGCTTCCACCAAGGCACATGAAAAGGATTAAAGTCGTATTTTCTAATGGGAGAGAATAATAATTTCATGGTGAATAGTGACAAGGGGAAAAGCGATGATGGTTGTTGCTTTTAATTATAATTATGGTTTATTTTAGATTCTGTTATCAACCCTAATTGGGTTAAAATGTTATTTATACTTTTATTTATTAAAGATTTTATTGCTCTTAAAATGAGCATTTTTTCGATTTTATATGGTTAAACAATTATGGCTGAATATGAAGGGTTTTTTGTCAGCAAAGAGTTTATTAGTTTATGTGAATCTCAGCTGATTTTATTGGCTCAAAATTTAGCGGTGCAAGAAAGTGCTATTTATTTAACGGAAAAAGTAAAAAGTGATGAACCAAGGTTGATTCCTGTTATAGTTTATCCTTTTTCGAGGGATGAGGATAGTAACGATTTATTATTACTACCTGAGTCGGAGGATGGGGCAGATTTTGAGTTTAATTTAATGGAGGAAAGTGATAGTGATTTAAATAATATTATTAATTATATTCCTGATTCTGCTTCCCCTTATCAGTTACTTTTACCCTTAATACATGATGATTCTATGGTAGGTTTATTAGCTACTAATCGGGGTACAAAACCTTGGGGTAAAAGGGAGGTTTTACAAGTAAAAGAAGTTGCTCAAACCATTATTTTTGCGAGGCTTTTGGATCAAAAACAACAGATTTCTGAGCAACAATTAAAGGCTTATCAGCAATTGCAAAATTTACAAAATGATCATCTTGATGATTTTTTTCATCAATTACGTAATCCTTTAACCGCTATTCGTACTTTTGGTAAATTGTTAATTAAACGATTAGTGGGAAATGATCGTAATTATACCATAGCACAAAGTATTGTTCGTGAGGGCGATCGCCTCTTAGACCTCATTGAAGATTTTAGTGAAGATTGGAAAGTAGTAAATAATAGCCCCCATCCTAGTCTAAAAGAAGGACAATCAACCAGCTTCTTCCTAACAGAAAATATCCAAAAATTAGAAAAAATAGACTTAAAACAACTAATTCAACCCCTCATCACAGGCATAGACTCCATCGCCCAAGATAGAAATATTACTTTCATGATAGACATTGACGATAATTTACCCGCCGTTTCCAGTAATCCAAAAGCCTTAACAGAAATATTAAATAACTTATTAGATAATGCAGTAAAATATACCCCAGAAGGTGGTAAAATTTGCTTAGAAATTGTTAAACAAAAATCCACTAATCAAGGTGAAAAAATAGTCATCGAAATTAGTGATACGGGTTATGGTATTCCCCCCGAAGATCAAAAACATATCTTTGAACGTCATTATCGAGGAGTGCAGGAAAATAGCGACATTTATGGCACAGGTTTAGGATTAGCTATTGTGAAGGAATTATGTGATAAAATGTCCATCGACATAGAAATTTTTAGTCCTTCTTTTTGGATCAAAAATCAACAGTTAAACGGTACTACTTTTTCTTTATTTATTCCCATAGCATCATAGTTTTTTCTATTAATACAAGGTTGAAAATTTCCTCTTTTTAGCAATCTCAAATATTATCTTTTTCCTGTTACCTACCTAACCCCTAAATATTTATGGGTTTGTAAACTTAAACGCCATGAAGGATTATCCTTAATATAATCAAAAATTAATCCTTGAGCATCAGGGCTATTCCATTCTGGTTGTAAATACTTAATGGTATGACTAGAAACCTTTTCACCTTCAGATAAAGCCCATAGAAAGTCTTTCTCATTACCAATAACAACCTTTAATTCACTGGCATGACGATAAATAGTTTCATGGGGTGTCTTATAAGGTTTGGGGGAAAATGTCACCCAATCAAAAACCCCAGAAAAAGGGTGAGCCCCTGATGTTTCTAAATGAATATTTTTACCTGTTTTTCTCAACTCTATTGTTAAGGGATTTAAGTTATGTAATAAAGGTTCTCCTCCTGTAATTATAATAATATTAGTCTTAATTTTTTCTACTTTTTTAATAATTTCTTCAACAGTAAATAAAGGATATTTTTTCATTGACCATGTTTCTTTTTGGTCACACCAAGGACAAAAAACATCACAACCTGCAAGGCGAATAAAAAAAGCATTAACTCCCGCAAAAAAACCTTCTCCTTGTACAGAATGAAAGGTTTCTACCACAGGATAAGTGTATAATAAATGAGAATTTTTTATATTTTTTGTATATTGTTCAGAAATAGTATTAGGCATTATCTATATTAATTAAATTGCAATATTTAATGGAGATTATTTTTTTTAATCATAAAAAAGTTTGTGTATAACTTAATTAGGTAACTTATTTTTTATAGATTCTAACTTAATAATTAATTGTTTTATTTTCTCCAAATCCTTTTGCCCCGGTTTAACTTCTACCTTGCTAGAAAGATCAATTCCATCACATTGAAGAGTATTAAAAGCAGTAATAACATTATCGGGGCTAACACCCCCAGCCACCAACCAAGGGCGAGAGGGGCGATAATCTCGTAACTCATCCCAATTAAAAGTTGTACCTGTGCCGCCATGGATGCCTTTTTGATAGGTATCAATTAAGAGAGTATCAACCACAGGGATATATTTTTCGGCCTCTTGTCGAGATTGGGCATCTTTATATCTAATAGCTTTAATTATCTCGATAGACGGTAGAATTATCCGTAATTGCTCACAAAAGGCAATATCTTCTTCTCCGTGGAGTTGTACCCCTGTTAATCTAGTTTCTCGGACTATATCAACAATTTTGCTGACGGAGGCATTGACAAATACGCCGATGGTGCTAATTTGAGGGGGGAGCTTTTCAACGATCGCCCTTATACTAAAAGGAGGAATATAACGGGGAGAATCTTTTACACAGATAAAACCGATGGTATCAACTCCCATAGATGCGATCGCCCTTGCCTCCTCAACATTAGTCAAACCACAGATTTTTATGCGCATGATTCTGGCCAATAATATAAATAGTAAAAGTTAATAAAAAAAGATTAATTAAAGTTAAGTAAATCAGCAAAAAACTATTGAAAAGAGTAAAATAACCAAAATAGTTAACATATCAAATTTATCATAAAAATGAATTTAATTGCTGTTTCTTCTCTAATAGCCCAAGTACCTCAAACCGTAGAATGGAATTTTCAAGTAGCCCTAGTAATGATTTCGGCTAACCTATTAGCGGTATTTATCGGACGTTTTGCCATCCAAAAAGCAGGGGTAGGGCCTGATTTACCCCTTCCCAAACCAGCCATTTGGAAAAAATTTGGACTTCCCGAATTATTGGCTACTGCTAGTTTAGGACATATACTAGGAGCAGGATTTATCCTCGGTTTATCCAACGCAGGATTACTATAATTACCCATAATAAAGGTTAAGTGTTAGGTAAAATCAGACAAAATACCATTTTTCAGCTAAAATAAACTTGTTAAAATAACTGTTATTGATTTATCCTTTTTTTGGTATCAAACTCACCGTAAATAATCAATTTGCATCCTACGCCCAAAATAATCCAAGCGTAGAGTTACCCCAAGTAACCGCAAAGCATGTTATCAATGATGAGATGTAAGCCAAAGTTAAACATTGTGCTAAAATCGTGGGAAAGGTTTTTAACCGATACTTCGACAACACTAAGTACAAGTGTAACCATAGACAAAAAAAGTAAAATTCAACCTTTTTTACTAACAGTCCGTGGTATTGGCGGTAGGGCATATCGCATCAGCTTCACTCCATAAAAAGTAATCCTTTTAAACGGTATTGCTCTATGAAGGAAGAATCCCCCGTTAACCCTTGTGGTGTAATAGTGGGAATTGTCAAAACTATACAAAATATCTATCCAGATGGAATGTTGGTGATTACCTTAACTCTTTTGCACCCCCTCAAATCTACCCCTGTTCAAAAATGGAATTTTGAACCTAACAAGGTGATCAGAATTGGCAGGGCTAATGATAATGATGTAGTATTGTATAGTGCCGTAGTTTCCCGTCATCATCTGGAAATCCGCCCCCATAAAGATGACTGGGCTTTAATAAGTCTAGGCTCTAATGGTACATTTGTAAATGGACGAAAAATTAATAAGGTTTTAGTAAAGGACGGTATGGTTATCCGTTTAGCTAGTTCAGGTCCTAAAATATTAATTCAACTAGGCTCTGATGATCAAGCTGTCAGTGCTAGTCGTGGTAAAAATGTCTCTGCTAAACCCATCAGTAGCAAGGATATTTCCAAGGAAACGGTTATTAATTAACCTGATTAACAACTCATCTGCCCTTATGGCAAAATGAGCTACACCCAATCTGATTTAGAAAATATATTACCAATGCCCTTGCAATGAATTACAAGGCTAACAGTTTATGGTTCAATAAATTGAACTATTATCACCCTTACTCCCCTACTGCCCATCATCCCTAATCCCTTTTCTGGTTAATTCTTCTAAATCCTTATCCGAAGGCATTAACCCACTACCTAAAATTCCTAACCATAATAAATATTCTACATTTCCCGCCGGCCCTTGAATCGGTGAAGGTATTAACCCCTTATATTTCCATCCTATATTAGTAGCACAATGAAGGATAGAGGCGATCGCCTCTGCTTGTAAACGATAATCCCTAACTACTCCCTTCTTACCAACCTTACCCTTACCCACCTCAAATTGAGGCTTAACCAACAAAACCACCTCCTTAGGATTAACCAATAAATCCCAAAGGGTAGGTAACACCTTCGTCAAAGAAATAAAAGATAAATCCATCACCCCCAAATCAGGAGGCTCTTTACCCTGATATAAATCATCATAGGTAAGATAGCGAAAATTTGTCCTCTCCCGTAACTCCAAACGCTCATCTTGACGAATTTTCCACGCCACCTGCCCATAACCCACATCAACGCCATAGACTTTTTTAGCCCCCCGTTGCAAAAGGCAATCGGTAAAGCCCCCCGTAGAAATACCCCCATCAAGACAAATTCTATTTTCCACATCAATAGAGAAATATTCCAACGCCTTAACCAACTTTTCCCCACCCCTAGAAACAAAAGGAGGTTCGGCTTTTACCTCAATGGGGCTATCCACATTGATTAAAGTACCAGGCTTATCAACAATTTGCCCCTTAACCTTAACCTTTCCTGCCCTGATGATTTTTTGTGCCAGGGCGCGGGAAGTGCATAACCCCTGATTGGTTAATAGTGTATCTAATCTTTCTTTCGACAATGGTTTTTTTATTCCTAAAGAGTACCCCAATTATTTTAAACCATGGGGCAACTAGATCAAAGTTAACCTTAACTGCCAAAATTAATAAATCCAGAGGTTTCCCCATCAGGTTGATAAAGATTGACATAATTCCAATAATTACCAAATACTGTCTCCACATAACCCTTAGTTTCAGGGAAAGGAATATCCTCCACAAATTGATCAAAATCACTCAAGTCAAACCTTTCTATCCAGCTATCCACATTACTAGGGCCGGCGTTGTAACTGGCGATCGCTAATAGGGAATTATTGTCATAATTACGGTGAGTATAATCAAGATACCATGTACCCAAATTAATATTATCATCAGGATCAGTAAGAGAATATTCTTCCAACTCAATTTGAGGGGCAATCCATTCCCCCGTCTCAGGCATTACCTGCATTAAACCAG
It includes:
- a CDS encoding TlyA family RNA methyltransferase codes for the protein MSKERLDTLLTNQGLCTSRALAQKIIRAGKVKVKGQIVDKPGTLINVDSPIEVKAEPPFVSRGGEKLVKALEYFSIDVENRICLDGGISTGGFTDCLLQRGAKKVYGVDVGYGQVAWKIRQDERLELRERTNFRYLTYDDLYQGKEPPDLGVMDLSFISLTKVLPTLWDLLVNPKEVVLLVKPQFEVGKGKVGKKGVVRDYRLQAEAIASILHCATNIGWKYKGLIPSPIQGPAGNVEYLLWLGILGSGLMPSDKDLEELTRKGIRDDGQ